From Candidatus Angelobacter sp., one genomic window encodes:
- a CDS encoding SGNH/GDSL hydrolase family protein has translation MKSASLLRTLCVIAFAALQVRAQNFALRDGDRVVFYGDSITDQRLYTTFTETYVVTRFPKLRVSFVHSGWGGDRVTGGGGGPIDVRLQRDVFAYKPTVMTIMLGMNDGSYRAFDEKIFETYSRGYQHIIDSVKKELPDIRITVIEPSPFDDVTQPPRFEGGYNAVLVRYSQFVKELAEREKLGVADLNGPVVAALEKAKATDVELAKKIIPDRVHPGPGGHLLMAEELLKSWNAPALVSAVEINAGAKKVVEAKKTRISELKAGEGISWAQLDEALPMPVDLSDPIVALAVNSSDFLQALDQQTLKVTGLSADSYTLRIDGEDVGEFTKAQLAEGINLATLPTPMAKQAAQVHKLTLQHNNTHFQRWRQIQVPFAENKSPRVQEAARNLMTALDEEEAAEVKKQRDAAQPGRHQFQLAPK, from the coding sequence ATGAAATCCGCCTCTTTACTCCGCACACTCTGTGTCATCGCATTCGCGGCGCTGCAGGTCCGCGCGCAAAACTTTGCCCTTCGGGACGGTGACCGCGTCGTATTCTACGGCGACAGCATCACGGACCAGCGCCTGTACACGACCTTCACCGAGACCTACGTCGTCACGCGTTTTCCGAAACTGCGTGTCAGTTTTGTCCATTCCGGTTGGGGTGGCGACCGCGTGACGGGCGGCGGCGGCGGGCCGATCGATGTGCGATTGCAGCGCGACGTCTTTGCCTACAAACCCACGGTGATGACGATCATGCTGGGCATGAACGACGGTTCCTACCGGGCGTTCGATGAAAAAATCTTCGAGACCTACTCCAGGGGCTACCAGCACATCATTGATTCGGTGAAAAAGGAACTGCCGGACATTCGCATCACCGTGATCGAGCCGTCGCCGTTTGATGACGTGACGCAGCCGCCGCGATTCGAAGGCGGTTACAACGCGGTACTGGTGCGTTACAGCCAGTTCGTCAAAGAGCTGGCGGAACGGGAAAAACTGGGTGTGGCGGATTTAAACGGACCCGTTGTTGCCGCGCTCGAAAAGGCGAAGGCGACCGACGTCGAGCTGGCCAAGAAAATCATCCCCGATCGTGTCCATCCCGGTCCCGGCGGCCACCTGCTCATGGCCGAGGAACTGTTGAAATCATGGAATGCTCCGGCGCTGGTCTCCGCCGTGGAAATAAATGCGGGCGCAAAAAAGGTTGTTGAAGCCAAAAAGACCAGAATCTCCGAATTGAAAGCCGGCGAAGGGATCTCCTGGGCGCAACTCGATGAGGCCCTGCCGATGCCCGTTGATTTGAGCGATCCCATTGTCGCCCTCGCCGTGAATTCGTCGGACTTCCTTCAGGCGTTGGACCAGCAAACGCTCAAGGTGACCGGGCTGAGCGCCGACAGCTACACCCTCAGGATCGATGGCGAGGACGTGGGTGAGTTCACGAAGGCGCAACTGGCCGAGGGAATCAATCTCGCCACCCTCCCCACGCCGATGGCGAAACAGGCGGCGCAGGTGCACAAGTTGACCTTGCAACACAACAACACTCATTTCCAGCGCTGGCGACAGATCCAGGTCCCGTTTGCCGAAAACAAAAGTCCCAG